One segment of Nothobranchius furzeri strain GRZ-AD chromosome 13, NfurGRZ-RIMD1, whole genome shotgun sequence DNA contains the following:
- the LOC107379971 gene encoding olfactory receptor 4B13-like yields the protein MLNASQASFFSLAAYLDSGLFRYLCFLVVVCLYVLILGCNVLLIVVICVNRTLHEPMYMFLCSLFVNELYGSTGLFPSLLIQTLSDLHTISAPLCLLQVFIVHSYGAVEFLSLAVMSYDRYLAICHPLQYNSRMTTTKIFWLIAVSWLYPSCAMFVSLSLISPLKLCGNSINKVYCDMHSVVKLACSDTALINIYGLCATFSTILAALLIILYTYTKIFVVCFSGSSQTRQKAVSTCTPHLASILNFSIAGSFEVSQSRFNMSFLPNVLRIFLSLYFLTVQPLFNPVLYGLKMSKIKNACHNLILNVENKHEAD from the coding sequence ATGCTAAACGCCTCACAAGCTTCTTTCTTCTCTCTCGCTGCTTATCTTGACTCTGGACTGTTCAGATATTTGTGCTTCCTCGTTGTTGTGTGTCTGTACGTTCTGATCCTTGGTTGTAACGTTCTGCTCATCGTGGTCATCTGTGTGAACAGGACTCTACATGAACCCATGTACATGTTTCTGTGCAGCCTGTTTGTGAATGAGCTGTATGGAAGTACAGGCTTGTTTCCCTCCCTGCTGATTCAGACTCTCTCTGACCTTCACACCATTTCTGCTCCTCTCTGTCTCCTGCAGGTTTTTATTGTTCACTCGTACGGGGCTGTGGAGTTTTTAAGCCTGGCCGTCATGTCGTACGACAGGTACCTGGCTATCTGCCACCCTCTGCAGTACAACAGCAGGATGACAACAACAAAGATCTTCTGGCTCATTGCTGTGAGCTGGTTGTATCCCAGTTGTGCGATGTTTGTCTCGTTGTCTCTGATTTCCCCTTTGAAGCTTTGTGGGAACAGCATCAACAAGGTCTACTGTGACATGCACTCTGTGGTCAAACTGGCCTGTTCAGACACCGCTCTGATCAACATTTATGGCCTCTGTGCTACTTTCAGCACGATCCTTGCTGCTTTACTTATAATTCTTTACACCTACACTAAGATTTTTGTTGTGTGTTTTTCTGGATCCAGTCAGACTCGACAGAAAGCAGTCAGCACCTGCACGCCTCACCTGGCCTCCATCCTGAACTTTTCTATAGCCGGCAGCTTTGAGGTTTCTCAGAGCAGATTCAACATGAGCTTCCTGCCCAACGTCCTGCGTATTTTTCTCTCGTTGTACTTCCTAACGGTCCAGCCTCTCTTTAATCCTGTGCTGTACGGcctgaaaatgtcaaaaattaAGAACGCTTGTCACAACCTGATTCTGAATGTAGAAAACAAACATGAAGCTGACTAG
- the LOC107379972 gene encoding olfactory receptor 4B13-like, which translates to MLNASQASFFSLAAYLDSGLFRYLCFLVVVCLYVLILGCNVLLIVVICVNRTLHEPMYMFLCSLFVNELYGSAGLFPSLLIQTLSDLHTISAPLCLLQVFIVHSYGAVEFLSLAVMSYDRYLAICHPLQYNSKMTTTKIFWLIAVSWLYPSCAMFVSLSLISPLKLCGNSINKVYCDMHSVVKLACSDTALINIYGLCATFSTIAAALLINLYTYTKIFVVCFSGSSQTRQRAVSTCTPHLASILNVSFGCSFEVSQSRFNMSFLPNVLRIFLSLYFLTVQPLFNSVLYGLKMSKIKNACHNLILNVKTKHESD; encoded by the coding sequence ATGCTAAACGCCTCACAAGCTTCTTTCTTCTCTCTCGCTGCTTATCTTGACTCTGGACTGTTCAGATATTTGTGCTTCCTCGTTGTCGTGTGTCTGTACGTTCTGATCCTTGGTTGTAACGTTCTGCTCATCGTGGTGATCTGTGTGAACAGGACTCTACATGAACCCATGTACATGTTTCTGTGCAGCCTGTTTGTGAATGAGCTGTATGGAAGTGCAGGCTTGTTTCCCTCCCTGCTGATTCAGACTCTCTCTGACCTTCACACCATTTCTGCTCCTCTCTGTCTCCTGCAGGTTTTTATTGTTCACTCGTACGGGGCTGTAGAGTTTTTAAGCCTGGCCGTCATGTCGTACGACAGGTACCTGGCTATCTGCCACCCTCTGCAGTACAACAGCAAGATGACAACAACAAAGATCTTCTGGCTCATTGCTGTGAGCTGGTTGTATCCCAGTTGTGCGATGTTTGTCTCGTTGTCTCTGATTTCCCCTTTGAAGCTTTGTGGGAACAGCATCAACAAGGTCTACTGTGACATGCACTCTGTGGTCAAACTGGCCTGTTCAGACACCGCTCTGATCAACATTTATGGCCTCTGTGCTACTTTCAGCACGATCGCTGCTGCTTTACTTATAAATCTTTACACCTACACTAAGATTTTTGTTGTGTGTTTTTCTGGATCCAGTCAGACTCGACAGAGAGCCGTCAGCACCTGCACGCCTCACCTGGCCTCCATTTTGAACGTTTCTTTTGGTTGCAGCTTTGAGGTTTCTCAGAGCAGGTTCAACATGAGCTTCCTGCCCAACGTCCTGCGTATTTTTCTCTCGTTGTACTTCCTAACGGTCCAGCCTCTCTTTAATTCTGTGCTGTACGGcctgaaaatgtcaaaaattaAGAACGCTTGTCACAACCTGATTCtgaatgtaaaaacaaaacatgaatCTGACTAG